GGAATTTTTGGCAACGAACTAGTAGACAAGCTTGCCAAATCTACAGAAGATATACAAGTTTGTGATTTAAAAGTACCTCAATCCGATTTAGTACCTTTTGTTAAAGAACTTATGATTAGACGTTGGAATAACTCATGGTCTAAATCCAAAGAAGTCAAAGGGAAATGGCTTGCAGAAATAGTCCCGGCACCCAGCTCCAAGTCGTGGTTTGAATACCAAAGAAAATATGtagaaagggcatttattacaACTATATGTAGATTGCGCATTGGTCATGCTCGTTTTCCCGCACATCTTTTTAGATTAGAGCTAAGTGATTCTGCTGTTTGTGCACATTGTAATTTTGATGTATGTGAtcttgaacatatttttttccattgtCCTTCATTTAATTTACAAAGGTTATTGTTTGTTGCTATGTGTATGGATACTGGTTTGCAAGTTCTGCCAAATTCAGTACAGGGCCTTATGAAATATCCACAATTATATCctgtaatctatcaatttgttaCTCATACTATAGGtagtttgtaaatattgtaaatatctcATGTAACTATTAGATTCGTGTCTCATTTTTATGTGAATTAGTTATAAGTACTTATGTTACTTTTGTATTTCATGCTTGAGCTGATGGCCTAGTTGCCAATGctcgtaataaattaaaaaaaaaaaaaaaaacatgcgtgaaaaaagttttcatttaccgccatttgacgtacagttgtattttaattagttttaagtataaaatgaatatgttttgttgtttttaaagtaactgttgCAAGAGgtgcgtgtaaaatgagcgataaaaatatttcggtgacggcACCaaatatccgcgagttccgtcAAGAGAGCAAAGATGctcaacgttggctgtaatttgggttagtgaatatatcatagaaagtttataatatgtgtgtagataaaatagtgtatgtaactgtacataattaggcattaaaacactcctgtgatctttttaagaaactcacttcgttcgtttcttaaacccacacttgtgtattttaatgccttttgttatgtagcagtcacataaactactatagtTGATATTTTAGATTGTAGTTAAGGTGGTAATGCCTTCCAAATACTGTAacccaaatattttatttacgggtatatgtaggtaatattatTCTAACATCATATAAAAGGGAAGTACACAGGTATTGTAAAACATTTGAGCCAACAAGTTATTTTTAGGGTTGTaataagggcttgtgcacaaatcacgcgaggttttttcggctactttttgactaatacacgtgaggtctccttataaCCCCCCTTGATTTTTTCGTGACCAATATCGAACCTCGcatgatttgtgcacaagccctaatttGGGCTAAATACTCCGAAACACAAGAAGCTCTACAAATGCTCGTTATTAAGGAAACAGTAAACCATTATAATAACACGGTTATAATAGACCCGCGCTAAGGTCACGATGTTAAACGAACGACATTAATAAGCTCTAATAAGTTTGCCTCCGTCTTAGATCCCACAGATTCGCTTCCTTCTATTTAGACGCCTTTATCTACTTAATTATCTTTGTTAAATATCGAAAGTTTCTCTGACCTATTCTTACAGATAATACTTTATGTATAGTGCAAGTTTTAATCTACGTACCTagtcttttttatttaagaagcAAACAATTGATGCGGCGTTGGCACTCCTACCATACATTACAGTAACGCTTAATACAATAATTATGAGTACGTAGACATATATGTATAAGGTAGAGTGCAAAATAAATTCATCTTGTTGCATATTTTTTCATATCTAACATTGAAGTTCTaagtttattgttaaaaaatgaAACCTACCtgaaaatacacaaaaatattttgactcgGTTTAGCACGATTCCAAAACATGCATTTACTTACACATTACGTTCTCCTCTTGATTGGAATTACCGTATTTATCTGACCTTTGAAATAAATACGCAATTATGATCATACCAAGACTTATTTATTAGGTGACAGTAACATTTTCTGGCTTGCGTTATTAGTCACTGTTGCTTAGTAACTTAAACTAAGGTTGAGTTAACCTCGTTTAAGACTTTGATTGGACGTGACCGGCCGACGTAGCCTACATTACATACTAACTGcttttactataagtatattaaaGTCCGGAGGGCGGAAAATCGATAACAACATGGTATTGACCAGCACATCGTCGCCACGTGACCCGCGCATTTTATACATCAACTTTACAAAACCAATATTAGTTGTGTGCTGATCCATTAGAGAATTGGATCcgcgaatttttaaaaatccgTCCCGTAAATACATCGCCTTAAGGAACTCATTTCCTTTCGCGTCCAATACCCCTAGATAAGGATTAATTCTCATTTTGAAATGATATTAATACCCAGATAAAGAGTGGTTATTATCTTTCACGTGTCACTGAaatcatttacaaaaaaaagttacctgTACTAAAGAAGGATTTGGTAATCCAGCTATAGTTTAGAAATATATGGAATACGGATAATCCTATTGCGACCTTAGCGGGCTTCCTACGATTTAGGTCAAGAGTTTTTCAGAAGTAGGTATTTAACCACGTCAAATTTTATATGAAGTAGTGAAATCGTAAAACAATAGTGTTTTTCATTATGGAAACATGTAAATGAGGCATACACATTAACAAGGCTCGATTAGTGAATAAGGGGATAACCCCATATCTTCACAAATCGATCAGCGTACAACTTGGGTTATTATGAGTCGGTGTATTAGAATTTATAATAAGCGAGGCGCTATCAGCGCACGTCGGCTCACACACTCAGTGTTATGCTTATGATAATGGCGCCGCGAAGCACTGAGGTCAGCGCGGCGACATCGTGCGCAGCCGTTTTTGCAGTATCTCCCGCTGTTCCAGCCGGCTCATGCTGCCCCGCGGCCCGACCGCTTCCAACCCGAGAAATATTACTCATAAATAACTATGACAAATGATATTCCGCTGCGATCGTTGCACTCTAACCATTTCTGGAGTAGACCGCGTCATGTTCCACCCTCATTACTTTTTATGGGGATGTGATAGAGCGTTTTAGCACGTTGTGCCATTTACACCGGTTCACGATTTTGGACGAGTTGTTTCCGCTTACAGTATTGCGGTTCTAACTATGTATAAAGAAAGCGTTTATTTTTGCGTTTACCAAAAGTTCAACTCACCTTTCAACCTGTCATCAAATACGGAGACATAAGCAGAGTATTCAATGATTTAAGCTCGTAGAGCCCCGTTTAATAATCCTTTAATTGCGGTCACTTGCTTTGtcctttttaatattaaattggtTTCTGTTCAGCTAAAACGGTTGAAAAAAATACCCACTATAGGTACCAATTGGTAATCGCGGATGTAATATGTTGAATGATATTCACTAGTATTCATAATCTAAAGCTTCTACTACAAGCCGGAGATACGAAAAATATAATCGGATTACCGCGTATTTAATGTGTAAGTTATACCTTTCTGACAACTATGCAGCAACCTACAAACTTACTCATTCCGACCTTGGAGGCGGTAATGGTGAAGATCTAATATGAAATGGCGTTAGTTCCAATCTTCGGCACAGGAGCACATAACTTTGTAGCACGTACATTTAATCTGCTATCGAGGCGTCGATATCTGCGGCCGCACGCGACAAGATTTAAAGTTGCAGGCGAATGGCACGTCAGACAAATATTTCACCTTGGTTTGTAGCAAGCGGAAGCACTAGATCTAGTGCAACTTAGAAGATAACGGAGCAGTCTAGaaagttattatattttagaatttcTATGAAGAAACTAAACTTTcccataagtaaatatttttcttatggctcgataaatattttaaattcatattaaaattttaatcaacaTAACTGCAAAAGTCTCGCTATTataatttttgattattaacCGTGATATATTTTGGGTTTAAAcgctaaaaataaattattaaaaatatgtgtccctcataataaataaataaacacatattataggacatccttacacaaattgactaagccccatagTAAGCTTAAGAGGGCTAGCTTGTATTGTAAGTAAAATTAGACAACGACATCCacagtatttttattgaatttcgtttaacttcggggtatcggtgagtatgtttaaggaaagtaaatgatattgtaataatatttttatttttttattattttaatttttataaaaagtaattaaatgttacatGTAGCACTCTTGTAACACaggtattacatttaactcaaccaaacaattgaaatctgtgacatatcaatgtaatttcgaatatcgattGTCCGaaatagtacttacgtttagtagcaaatgcattaactcgcactaaacactagtCAATGTGttaacaggccctaaggcaagtgcacGCACTCgcaagggccttataagataaaaccTAATtaatgattatctccgaaatagagttaattagaatatcggtgtctttgagaagttacttaatttaagctcagggaggCAGCCTTGTaattaacagaaataaaaaaaacgcggtgtatataaaatacaaatacttaaatacatagaagaaaACATCAATAACATAGAAAaagtcacacaaataaacgccgTTACCAGGATTATAACcaaggaccattggcttcatggGTA
The nucleotide sequence above comes from Cydia pomonella isolate Wapato2018A chromosome 2, ilCydPomo1, whole genome shotgun sequence. Encoded proteins:
- the LOC133534649 gene encoding uncharacterized protein LOC133534649 is translated as MRDVVVELVKFESKYDFLEFLDDKTDFVKLYTDGSKTKDRTSFAFFDSFLNIGKVFECSSYFSVFSAEVLGIIYALEHIRNYYITKNKFLILSDSMSALQALKSKCVSASVNYLIYKLRSCLSSLLNRNITVEFCWVPGHSGIFGNELVDKLAKSTEDIQVCDLKVPQSDLVPFVKELMIRRWNNSWSKSKEVKGKWLAEIVPAPSSKSWFEYQRKYVERAFITTICRLRIGHARFPAHLFRLELSDSAVCAHCNFDVCDLEHIFFHCPSFNLQRLLFVAMCMDTGLQVLPNSVQGLMKYPQLYPVIYQFVTHTIGSL